The following proteins are encoded in a genomic region of Lactiplantibacillus plantarum:
- a CDS encoding glycoside hydrolase family 65 protein encodes MKRIFEVDPWHVISHELVPTDKRLQESMTSIGNGYMGMRGMFEEHYSNDTLKGIYIGGVWYPDKTRVGWWKNGYPDYFGKVINSVNFIKVNITIDGDQVDLAKDTVSDFTLDLDMHTGILRRSFIITKGEKRVQFMIDRFVSVAQKELFDVHYSVHNLGAEPVQIGFISQIDADVFNEDANYDEQFWQVLDKSHAITGGSMFAETKPNNFGTPRFTLGMQMLHETAFRGINAPETEKAVTNIFRGTLAPDETKNFEKRVLVVTSRDYADMAAMRTGLAELSETVSTQSYEDLRQAHVDGWAKRWQLSDVLIDGDDAAQQGIRFNLFQLFSTYYGEDKRLNLGPKGFTGEKYGGATYWDTEAFGVPFYLSLAKPEVTENLLEYRYNQLAGAFHNAKMQGLAGALYPMVTFNGIECHNEWEITFEEIHRNGSIAYAIFNYTRYTGDEIYLKTKGIDVLTGISRFWADRVHFSERKQQYMIHGVTGPNEYENNVNNNWYTNFMARWTLEYTLASLKKVDAAKRAALQITDAELAKWQDIVDRMYFPYDEKLGIFVQQDGFLDKDVKPVSSIPADQRPINQHWSWDHILRSPYIKQADVLQGIYYFMDKFTAEQKKRNFDFYEPLTVHESSLSPAVHAILAADLHYEDKAVEMYERTARLDLDNYNNDTVDGLHITSMTGSWLAIVQGFAGMRVKDDTLAFAPFVPKAWTHYQFHVNFRGRLIKVDVDQQGTTVELVSGEPLTIELNGQAIEVASTVTTK; translated from the coding sequence ATGAAACGTATTTTTGAAGTAGATCCGTGGCACGTCATTAGTCATGAACTCGTACCGACGGATAAGCGATTGCAGGAAAGCATGACCAGTATTGGTAACGGCTACATGGGTATGCGGGGAATGTTTGAAGAGCACTATTCTAACGATACCCTCAAAGGGATTTATATCGGTGGGGTCTGGTATCCCGATAAAACCCGGGTCGGCTGGTGGAAGAACGGTTATCCCGATTATTTCGGTAAGGTGATCAATTCGGTCAATTTCATCAAAGTCAATATCACGATTGATGGTGATCAAGTTGATTTGGCGAAGGACACAGTCAGTGACTTTACGTTGGATCTTGATATGCATACGGGAATTTTACGGCGTTCATTTATTATTACCAAGGGTGAAAAACGCGTCCAATTCATGATTGATCGGTTCGTCAGCGTTGCACAAAAAGAGTTATTTGATGTGCACTATAGTGTTCACAATTTGGGTGCGGAACCGGTCCAAATTGGATTTATTTCGCAAATTGATGCGGACGTCTTCAATGAAGATGCGAACTATGATGAGCAGTTCTGGCAAGTGCTAGACAAGAGTCATGCGATTACTGGTGGCAGCATGTTTGCAGAAACGAAGCCGAATAACTTCGGAACACCGCGCTTTACGCTCGGCATGCAGATGCTTCATGAAACGGCTTTTCGAGGTATTAACGCCCCAGAAACCGAAAAGGCAGTTACAAATATCTTCCGGGGAACGTTAGCACCGGATGAAACCAAGAATTTTGAAAAACGAGTCCTCGTGGTGACTTCACGGGATTACGCGGATATGGCGGCGATGCGGACTGGCTTAGCCGAATTAAGTGAAACGGTCAGCACACAGTCATATGAGGACTTACGGCAGGCCCATGTTGATGGTTGGGCTAAACGCTGGCAGTTATCTGACGTGTTGATTGACGGTGACGATGCGGCACAACAAGGCATTCGCTTCAACTTATTCCAGTTATTCTCGACCTACTATGGCGAAGATAAGCGCCTGAACCTGGGGCCAAAAGGCTTTACTGGTGAAAAGTATGGTGGTGCGACGTATTGGGATACCGAAGCGTTCGGAGTACCGTTCTACCTTTCATTGGCGAAACCAGAAGTAACGGAGAACTTACTGGAATACCGGTATAATCAGCTTGCTGGAGCTTTCCATAATGCTAAAATGCAGGGCTTGGCTGGTGCCTTGTACCCGATGGTGACCTTCAACGGAATTGAGTGCCATAACGAATGGGAGATTACGTTCGAAGAGATTCATCGAAATGGGTCTATTGCGTATGCCATCTTCAATTACACACGTTATACCGGTGATGAGATCTACTTGAAGACTAAAGGAATCGACGTTTTGACGGGGATTTCACGTTTTTGGGCTGATCGGGTCCACTTCTCAGAACGGAAACAACAGTATATGATTCACGGTGTCACTGGTCCTAATGAGTATGAAAACAACGTGAATAACAATTGGTATACGAACTTTATGGCGCGCTGGACGTTAGAATACACGTTAGCGAGTTTGAAGAAAGTGGATGCCGCTAAGCGTGCAGCACTTCAAATCACGGATGCTGAGCTTGCAAAGTGGCAAGATATTGTTGACCGGATGTACTTCCCGTATGATGAAAAATTAGGAATCTTCGTTCAACAAGATGGCTTCCTTGATAAGGACGTCAAGCCAGTTTCAAGTATTCCTGCTGATCAACGGCCAATCAATCAACACTGGTCATGGGATCATATTCTACGGTCACCGTATATCAAGCAGGCGGATGTCTTGCAAGGAATCTATTACTTCATGGATAAATTCACGGCGGAACAGAAGAAACGTAACTTTGATTTCTATGAACCGTTGACCGTCCATGAATCTAGTCTTTCACCAGCCGTCCATGCCATTCTAGCAGCGGACTTGCATTATGAGGATAAGGCCGTGGAAATGTATGAACGGACAGCCCGTCTTGATCTTGATAATTATAATAATGATACGGTCGACGGCTTGCATATTACGTCGATGACCGGTTCATGGCTCGCAATCGTTCAAGGCTTTGCTGGTATGCGAGTTAAGGATGATACCTTAGCCTTTGCACCGTTTGTGCCTAAAGCGTGGACCCATTATCAATTCCACGTTAACTTCCGCGGTCGCTTGATTAAAGTGGATGTCGATCAACAGGGTACGACCGTTGAACTGGTTAGTGGGGAACCACTGACTATCGAACTTAATGGGCAAGCTATCGAGGTCGCTAGCACCGTAACAACTAAGTAA